The proteins below come from a single Terriglobales bacterium genomic window:
- the pyrR gene encoding bifunctional pyr operon transcriptional regulator/uracil phosphoribosyltransferase PyrR, with translation MNTQSTKAQIVLREKARLMSASEIERTLVRLAHEIVEKNNGVERLGFVGIKRRGVPLAKRLAGLVSKIEKTPIDVGTLDINLYRDDLTTTGPKPVVNKMEIGFDVTDKNIILVDDVLYTGRTIRAALDALFDHGRPSRVQLLVLIDRGHRELPIEAAFIGRTVQTTQNEIIEVKLQEIDPSEQVLLVEKVSA, from the coding sequence ATGAATACCCAAAGCACAAAGGCACAGATCGTCCTGCGCGAAAAAGCGCGCCTGATGTCGGCGTCGGAGATTGAGCGCACACTCGTTCGCCTGGCGCATGAAATCGTCGAGAAAAACAACGGAGTCGAGCGCCTCGGATTTGTCGGCATCAAGCGTCGTGGAGTTCCGCTGGCAAAGCGATTAGCCGGACTGGTAAGTAAGATTGAGAAGACGCCCATCGATGTAGGTACGCTCGACATCAATCTTTATCGTGACGATCTCACGACCACCGGCCCTAAGCCGGTGGTGAACAAGATGGAGATCGGCTTCGACGTCACCGACAAAAACATCATCCTCGTTGACGACGTTCTTTACACCGGCCGGACCATTCGCGCCGCGCTCGACGCACTCTTCGATCATGGACGTCCCAGCCGGGTGCAATTGCTGGTGCTGATCGATCGCGGACATCGCGAGCTTCCCATTGAGGCCGCCTTCATCGGACGCACGGTGCAAACGACGCAAAACGAAATTATCGAAGTAAAGCTGCAAGAGATCGATCCCAGCGAGCAGGTTCTTCTGGTGGAAAAGGTATCGGCATGA
- a CDS encoding aspartate carbamoyltransferase catalytic subunit: protein MSSGANPRSRPETFRRSIRSASLRKERFSHSSRSLLDIESLSDSDIHSLLKEAGRFRESPRKSPLVRRHVALLFYEASTRTRCSFELAAKSLGATTTLVSSMASSIEKGESLVDTGATLAAMGAECIVIRHPSSGAPHVLARHLTVPIVNAGDGMHEHPSQALLDCFTILQHRRSLEGLRLLLVGDIFHSRVARSNALLLTRLGAQVTFCGPPALLPDVAETIAPSVRIMRDFNAALPTADVIMMLRVQKERLSGLQLSVDDYIRDYQLTSERMALAPADALVMHPGPMVRGMELTSEVADSARSLVLEQVRNGVAVRRAILLRALGGRA from the coding sequence ATGAGCTCAGGGGCGAACCCCCGCAGCCGCCCAGAGACGTTCCGCCGCAGTATCCGTTCTGCTTCGCTCCGCAAGGAGCGGTTTTCCCATTCGTCGCGTTCACTGCTGGATATCGAGTCGCTCAGCGACAGCGATATTCATTCTCTGCTGAAAGAAGCCGGACGCTTTCGGGAAAGTCCGAGAAAGTCTCCGCTTGTGCGCCGCCACGTTGCGCTTCTTTTTTATGAAGCGAGCACGCGGACGCGCTGTTCGTTCGAACTGGCAGCGAAGTCGCTGGGTGCGACGACCACGCTGGTAAGTTCAATGGCATCGAGCATCGAAAAGGGCGAATCGTTGGTCGATACCGGGGCCACGCTGGCTGCGATGGGCGCCGAGTGCATTGTGATCCGCCATCCTTCTTCCGGAGCACCTCACGTTCTCGCCCGGCACTTGACCGTGCCGATCGTGAACGCCGGCGACGGAATGCACGAGCATCCCTCACAGGCGCTGCTCGACTGCTTCACCATCCTGCAGCATCGTCGTTCGCTCGAAGGTTTGCGGCTGTTGCTGGTTGGAGACATCTTTCACAGCCGCGTCGCCCGCTCCAACGCCCTGCTGCTGACTCGACTCGGAGCACAGGTCACATTCTGCGGACCTCCCGCGCTGCTGCCCGACGTTGCCGAAACCATCGCGCCGAGCGTACGCATCATGCGAGACTTCAACGCCGCTTTGCCGACTGCCGACGTCATCATGATGCTGCGAGTGCAAAAAGAGCGCTTGTCTGGCCTTCAACTTTCGGTTGACGACTATATCCGCGATTATCAGTTGACTTCCGAGCGCATGGCGCTTGCGCCTGCCGATGCATTGGTGATGCATCCCGGACCAATGGTGCGCGGTATGGAGCTCACCAGCGAAGTCGCCGATAGTGCGCGATCGCTCGTGCTGGAGCAGGTGCGCAATGGTGTTGCGGTGCGCAGAGCTATCCTGCTGCGCGCACTCGGAGGGCGTGCTTGA